Part of the Senegalia massiliensis genome, TTTCATACTTAAGCCACGGTTTGATGGTTGTTAGTACAAGCATAACTAGTATAAAAAAATCCAAAATTAGTAAGTACATTACATTTTCAGTAGATGATAAACCTGAGTCAATAGCTAAAGCTATTCTTAGTATTGATACAAGTAAAAGTATGAGCAGTCAAGATATAATTAACAACTTGGATAAAGAGTTTTTAAGAAATTTAGAATTACTTCTCAGTACAAAGTAAATTCTATTATTTGAGCATAAATTTTCATGCGTCATAAATATCAATTTAATTGAATTGGAGAATAATAATGGATAAATTGAACAAAAATAATGAACCATCTATTTTAGTAGTAGCATTTAATAGACCAAGTTCCTTAATTTCATTACTAGAATCTTTGGAAAGTGCACATTATGAGAATCAAGTTAGATTAATAATTAGCATTGATGGTGGAGGTGGAGAATTAAATGATACTGTAAAGAATATTGCGAGAAACTATCAGTGGCCAAATGGCGAAAAAATTATCATAATGCATGAGGAGAATTTAGGGTTAAGAAATCATATTTTGAAGGCTGGAAACTTAACTCAAAAGTACGGAGATATCATCATGCTAGAAGATGATCTGTATGTATCAAAACTTTATTATTCATATTCTAAGCAAGCTTTAGATTATTATAGAGATGAGAATTCAATTGCTGGGATATCATTATATGCTCAACAATATAATGAGACCAGCGGAAAACCATTTTATCCTCTTTATTCTGAAAGCGATACATACTTTATGCAATTAGCATCATCTTGGGGTCAAGCATGGACTAAAGAACAATGGGGAGATTTTTTTGAGTGGTATAAAGATAATGAATCAAATATATTAGAAGAAAATTGGATACCATCAAATATAAAAAAATGGCCGAGTACATCATGGAAAAAATATTTTATTAAATATCTTATTGAGAAAGAAAAGTTTTTTGTATATCCGTATATATCATTAACTACAAACATGAGAGCTAAAGGTGTTCATGCTAAAATATCTGATAATTTATTACAAGTACCCATGTACTTCGCTATTGATAAGAAATTCAGCTTTGCAGATTTTGAATCTTCAGTTATAAAGTATGATGCATTTCATGAAAATATTAATTTAAGTCAAATTATTTCTATAGAGAATTTGAAAAATATTCAGGCGGATTTGTATGGAACAAAAAATATTGAAGGTGCAGAATATGTATTAACATCTAAAGCACTTAACTTTAAAATTCTTAGAAAGTATGGACTTAGAATGGTGCCACACGAATTAAATGTGCTAAACGATATAAAAGGTGACGATTTATTCTTGTATTATACTAAAGACAAGCAAAAATTCTCAGAAGATAAAAAATGGAATATCGAATATAGAAATTTTATATATTATTTTCTAAAAGTCAATCCAGGAAAAAGAAGAATTGTGAAACACTTTATAAATACCATTATTAATAAAATATTTAATTTGAAAAACTAGTAGCTAATTAAATTAATTATCGTAAGGGTGGACTAAAATGTATATATCGACTACGGATAACAGAGTCAATGAAAAAAAACAAAAATTTAAAATTGATATTATTAAGTGTATTTCTTATTTTATACTTATAGATTTGATTTTTTTCCCTTATTTCCCTTATTTCATCATGCCTTTAAGTCTACCTGTTGTTATTTTAATGCTTTTTTTTCATGGTAAATTTGAAAAAAATAGTTACTTCAACATATTTATTGCTATATCAATATTTATATTGATAAGCGTTTTTACATCAATAATTATTGGAAGATCTACTGATATAATTCTCGAAAATTTTAAGAGAGCATTCCAACTTATAACATCTTTCTTTTATTTCTTTTATTTTAGTTATTTTACTAAAAGAAAGGATCTAAACATTAAAAAAATTTTAATGGCATTTATAGTATATCAGTTGATTTTAGCAATTATTTTTTTTGCTGATCCATCTATGATAATTTCATTAAAGAAAAATTTCTATACTGCAAGTGCTCATGCAGCGGATAATGTTTTAATCTATATCAGATATAGTTATATGTTCGTTGATCCAAATACTGCTGCATATTTCTACTTAATAATAACATTTTTTTTGTACCATAAATATGACCTAAAACCATTTGCAAAATTTTTTGTAATTTGTTCCACAATTATCTTACTCTTAGCATTCCAAAGTAATGGGGCTATCTTAGCTTTTTTAAGTGGTTTAATATTACATGTAATACTTAATAAGAAATTGCTCAGAGCAAAAACTGTTAAAAATATTTTTGTATTTATCCTGTTAATCATATTGGTACTTATCATTATTAAGAATATTTATCCTAACATATGGTTAGAAATGACAGAGATATTAAATAGATATAAATATAGATATGAAGTTTCACTAGCAACGGAAAATCCAAGA contains:
- a CDS encoding glycosyltransferase family 2 protein, whose product is MDKLNKNNEPSILVVAFNRPSSLISLLESLESAHYENQVRLIISIDGGGGELNDTVKNIARNYQWPNGEKIIIMHEENLGLRNHILKAGNLTQKYGDIIMLEDDLYVSKLYYSYSKQALDYYRDENSIAGISLYAQQYNETSGKPFYPLYSESDTYFMQLASSWGQAWTKEQWGDFFEWYKDNESNILEENWIPSNIKKWPSTSWKKYFIKYLIEKEKFFVYPYISLTTNMRAKGVHAKISDNLLQVPMYFAIDKKFSFADFESSVIKYDAFHENINLSQIISIENLKNIQADLYGTKNIEGAEYVLTSKALNFKILRKYGLRMVPHELNVLNDIKGDDLFLYYTKDKQKFSEDKKWNIEYRNFIYYFLKVNPGKRRIVKHFINTIINKIFNLKN